The region CCAATTATGAATTATTGTTCCCCGACTGTTCATCCAGTGCAAGCAATGTCTATGCAGCAGCCACACCCCTCTCCACGGGATAAACATTAAGGCATGCCCAAGACAAGCATTCCTGTTTACACATGCCaatagcagtagagtgttgtaccgtgttagccatcagtaagagcaagaggttttgaatcaggatgataccatttggaAGTTGGGTGCCTGTATTTTCGATTGCCAACCCTTTGGTTGAGCGGTCGGTCACGAAGAGGAATTGTCGATCCTCTTACCCCCCTGCATGCAATTAACTAGCGGCGAGAAACTGATGTTTTGCGGGATACGCCgacatctgattggctgatgctcTCGTGACGCACTTCCGGTTGATGGAGCGCATTGCGACCAggaagcggcatggcggccactCATAGCGTGGACTGACGGAGTCCGGCCTGCTTGCCCTATACAGGCTTCAGGTACactaagctggggggggggggggggggttctgaggggctCGGGTGTCCTGATGAAGCGCTCCATGTGAGGGTGCGAAACAGCCGTCGACTGAACTTGCTTatcccttccctctctctccATGTTGCCTATTGCATTTGTGGAACTGGATTTTAATGTGATTTAGAGTCTGAAGCCTCCCTAAATCACTGTTTTTACTTCACAATCCTGTTAGGCTTGATTGCCCCCtctgaaacgccgcatccccgcagctgcAGTCTCAATTACAGGGGcaatacagcgaaaaactgtaaaacttaaaatatgtgcaaacatatataaataagaagtaaattttttcccagagtaaaataagccataaattacttttctcctatgttgctgtcacttacagtaggcagtagaaatctgacagaagtgacaggttttggactagtccatctcttcataggggattctcagcaaggcttttattctttataaagatattccctaaaaaggatttaaagaggaactccagtgaaaataatgtagtaaaaaagtgcttcattttttacaataattatgtataaatgatttagtcagtgtttgctcattgtaaaatccttcctctccccgatttacattctgacatttattacatggtgacatttttactgtgggcaggttatgtagctgctcctagttgttttggctgttagagaccactgtaaaccgctatttcctgtctgtgaaccttgttacataacaaactgccaaaagtaccgcggtccaagagcttcttgtgggaggggtttcagcacaaaatcagtcatacagcaccccctgatggtctgtttgtgaaaggcattatatttctcatgtaaaagggggtatcagctactgattgggataaagttcatttctaggttggagtttctctttaatcaatgatgctggccggcttccctgcttgctatagttttttggcagttggacagagcaactgccattcactaagtgcttttgaaaataaatatatccctcagaaacccctataaagagatggactagtccaaaacctgtcgcttctgtcagatttctacctactgtaaatgacagcaacataggaggaaagtaatttatggctcattttactctggaaaaaatgtacttatatgtatatatttgcacatattttaaattttacagttttttttgctgtagtgcccctttaagccccccccccccccgaaatccccggggGAAGATTAGGGGAGCGCTTTCATATAGAAGcaaagctttgggctgtagctctgcctctactttgTCAATCTGcgaggatctctgcctctccacgcccctctgtcttccgtcACTGAGagtggcggggagaggcggagatctgcgggcAGATTGACTCTagcaggggcagagctacagcccaaagctctgccaccccgggcagcaaaatccacgaccagaaaagtcgtggatttttgccccgggattttagGGGGGGATTCAGTGAGAtttcagccgtggggatgcagcgtttcagaaGGGGCAATCATGCTTaaggtgaacctccggactaaaaatcgtctcagcagcactgaaaaggcttggtgtttctttaacagtttcacagcatcagaactttgtttcttttatacaagcctcatttttagctgcacagaagaaaactgcccaggcttttttcccctgatgctgtgcaaagcatgatgggataactgatgttgttctcgttctgctgttttggtgcaatttttttttttacattttgaatttgacatttgaagcccagcgtgtgcagctgggaggggtaatcaggacacaggacagttggaactgtgtctcctgctccttgtcacctcctttcaaccaaaaagatggctgcccccatgacagagatggcagcccccatgacagagatggcagcccttatgaatcacaaacatttgcctgaacttttaaaacagggtgggtaaaagattatattacctatctattctaattaacctaacgaatgtaacttgatgacagtatgtttgtttaggctgaagttcaccTTTAACAGGACTGTGGAGAAAAAAACAGTGATTtagggaggcttcagagtctctttaataaagtaGTGTTTTaatctggatgtgcccagccgctatTTTCTACTATTGATACTGGACGGACTGCATTTTGGGATTTGAGCACTCTGGTGAGTTTGTTAAAgctgatccgagataaacttttactcattgcataattttgttcctttcctattgtttatagggcattcctcaagccaaatacttttttgtttttgttttaatactctaactccctataaactacacaagccacgcccacaggttttcagagagccaaggcactttcagacagtagcaagggctcatgggagctcagtctgggcaggaggagggggaagtattattagccagagatttcagaggcagaggggaggagggagggattaggtttttttgctcaagatacagataagcctgcctctgtgtaatgtttacaaacaacatggctgctgtcattgtatcacaggaagaaataattatattctattaaagccgtttgcaactagatttgctgtgtaaacgatctaaactttagataagatatatagacaagttacttgttatagttagtttttcatctcggatcagctTTAAGCTTGGGCCTGTGCACCTTTCTACCTCATTACTAAtaaatagagatgtggcgaacagttcccaaaccgttcgctggcgaaaatCTCTAAATCCAttggcctctttctacttccgggtcgcaatgacccagagtagtacgcctgcactgcccggcggagcgcgtcctagatcacgctcctgttgccggacactctctgcgcatgtgcgtgacgtcatgagtaacgtcacgctcatgcgcagagagtgcccggcaacaggagcgcgatctaggacgcgctccgctgggcagcgcaggcgtactactccgggtcattgcgacccagaagtagtaagaggcccagagaggttcgccaggcaaacagttcggcccatcactactaataaatggtatcatcctgattcaaaacttcctgtttacacatgcGCAATCCCTAGCAGATGGAACTCTTGAGAACATTCATATTTGTCATCTCTGTTATCTTTGAGCAGCTCACAGCACGATTTCAAGTCTCAGTCTGTATGTTGAGCAGATTATTTGCAGCCCTATTTAGTGGCTTCTACTCTCCGAAGGTGATCTGCTCGGCCTCCCTTTGTTGCCGGAAAAGTTCGCTAGCACGGTTTTTCAACTTTTCCGCTTTCGTGTTGTCCTTAGTGACCCCGTCGCCCAGTTTGTAGATGCGGCTGGCGTTGGCGCAGGCCCATATGTGCCCAAGGTCGCAGGCTCTCTCAGAAAAGTGCAGCGCCTTACTCATGTCCTTGGGGAGTCCAGGCGCCCCCTGCAGGTACATAGTGCTGAGGTTGAAGCAGCTGGCGGAAAAGTTGCCATCGCAGGCCTTTGTGTAATAATCTCTGGCCTTCACAGGGTCCGGCTCCTTGTTGTTTACATGGCCGTCATGTAACAGCAAGCCGACATTATGGCAGGAGTCCAGGGACTTCCTCCCTCCTTTCTGACAAGACTTCAGGAAGCAGTTATAGGCGGCCTGTAGATCCACCGGTAGTCCTCCTGCAGGACACAGGCACATATTACAAAAGACATGCATGAGTCACTGACACAAACAGTATTGCTTtaataaagtacacctgaagtgagagtgatatggagactgtcattttttatttctttttaaagtgaatgtttaccactttaaaaataaaaaagtcagatactcacctaaggagagggaaggctcggtcctaatgagccttccctctcctctcccggtgcccggtcccacgcaggatcccccgtagcagtattcgaccagttcggtcaaatactgtcactgaagggaggtttcggaagccttcggaagcactcgggctcccgaaggcgggccgctccatagtacgcatgcgcgagcgccctctatgaagcactcgcgcgtgcgtagtatggagcggcccgtcttcggaagccgagtgctcccgaagacctccgaagtccctgcggcggcggacgcgaacgggggagccagcgcagcaccgagggcaccgggagaggaaagggaaggctccttaggaccgagccttccctctccttaggtgagtatctgacttttttatttttaaagagttACCTATtggctttaaacaataccagttgcctggcattcactgagcgtcctgcacaggcgccgTATGAGGGTTTCTCGTACTGCGCAGGaggctcctggccatgggagtgtGAATGAGGAAACGTGCGGCCAGGGCAGTGCAGAAGCCGTCGACTTGTAATTCAGCGGTAAGGAAAGTGGGCCACAGCGGTGGGACCGGAGGATCTTTGAGTACCGGTGCGAGACAGGACGGCTGCACgggagaagcctcaggtaagttaaagcggaactgtaaatttgtTTAaaccaaacagtttcacttacctggggcttccccacgcccccagcagccgtcctgtgccctcgccggtcctgcccgagcctccgttctcccgcgggAGCTGCTTTCATTACCACCGActtgcaactgcgcctgcgcgccccAGGCAATGCGACGCTTTCCTCCGTTCCCACCCGCTAGAGCAGCTATAGCgggcgggaacgcgaagaaagtgtCGCATTGCccggggcgtgcaggcgcagttgcaAGTCGGCGGTAATGAAAGTAGATCCcacaggagaacggaggctcgggcaggacggctgctgggggtttggggaagccccaggtaagtgaaactgtttggttTAAacaaatttacagttccgctttaaaacttcttttttttccagattaGTTTTGCTTTATATGGAACAaagtaaaattatgtaaaataaacacatggggctCAATTCGGGTAGCCATGTGAGGTTAAGTAAGGAGtagtcgggaaaatacctcattcggtttttgttttttttaaatcttgcaCATTTTCCTGCCTTCCGATCACTCGGAAAACAGTGAGGTATTTCCACGACTGCTTGTGGGAGTGGAAGGAGGAGTGAAAAAGTgtagtcagatccccccccccccccatatacaccTAGTATATGGGTAAAATACCTAAAATACCCACAACAATCCCTATCTCTCTGTCTGTCCGACCAACCCCCCCAATCCCGGGCACCGCCACTCGatacccgtacagcgctgtgaGATGGGCATGGGGGGGTGTTTATTTGGACAGAGAGATCGAGATTGTTGGGGGTGGGTGTGGGGGGGATGAGGAGGGGGCAGTTCCGAGCACCTTTAGTTATTTCACCTATATACTAGTtgtatacagggggatctgactatatatactagctgtatacgggggggatctgactatatatactagctatatacaggggggggggatgactatatactagctatatacagggggggatctgactatatgctagctatatacagggggggggggatctgactatatgctagctatatacagggggggggggatctgactatatgctagctatatacagggggggatctgactatatgctagctatatacagggggggatctgactatatgctagctacagtgctgtgaaaaacgatttgcccccttcctgatttcttattcttttgcatgtttgtcacacttaaatgtttctgctcatcaaaaaccgttaactattagtcaaacataaaataattgaacacaaaatgcagttgtaaatgatggtttattatttagtgagaaaaaaaactcaaaacctacatggccctgtgtgaaaaagaaattgccccctgaacctaataactggttgggccacccttagcagcaataactgcaatcaagcgtttgcgataacttgcaacgagtcttttacagcgctctggaggaattttggcccactcatctttgcagaattgttgtaattcagctttatttgagggttttctagcatgaaccgcctttttaaggtaatgccacaacatctcaataggattcaggtcaggactttgactaggccactccaaagtcttcattttgtttttcttcagccattcagaggtggatttgctggtgtgttttgggtcattgtcctgctgcagcacccaagatcgcttcagcttgagttgaagaacagatggccggacattctccttcaggattttttggtagacagtagaattcatggttccatctatcacagcaagccttccaggtcctgaagcagcaaaacaaccccagaccatcacactaccaccaccatattttactgttggtatgatgttcttttgctgaaatgctgtgttacttctataccAGAtgcaacgggacacgcaccttccaaaaagttcaacttctgtctcatcggtccacaaggtattttcccaaaagtcttggcaatcattgagatgttttttttagcaaaattgaaacaagccttaatgttctttttgcttaaaagtggtttgcgccttggatatctgccatgcaggcggtttttgcccagtctctttcttatggtggagtcgtgaacactgaccttaattgaggcaagtgaggtctgcagttctttagatgttgtcctggggtcttttgtggcctctctgatgagttttctctgcgctcttggggtaattgtgaccggctggccactcctgggaaggttcatcactgttccatgtttttgccatttgtggataatggctctcctgtcttagctatattggggcacttaaTACCTGTCTTAGCTAAAGTCTTAATCACAGAAATGTATTTAccgtgtggtagaggtaggtctaatttgtACCTGCAAATACTTACCTTGccgttagttcctctcagaagcttttccttccatttctgacaagattttgtcagaactaaaatatatcagttgctgtcagttatcactgaaagggcaactgatgtgcaaggcaatgtccatgttaagTGGACAAACAGTAAGCGGGGGAAGGGGTTGGGGTGGGAGGCATTGCTTACCTACAGGGGACAGCTCCTGTGGCCCCTCTTCCCTAGGAAGGTTGTAAGGAGTCTTCTCCACAGAGAGTCCACACAGGGCCTCATTTTTCCCACCACAATGTAGTGGATGGATCCGGGTACAATGATGTGCTTGAATTCATGGACTACATCAaccagcatgcattgcggcagGAAAATGAGAACGCAGCCCTGTACGGGCTCCATATAATGAAGATGatgacctctttttttttttgcttttcttgATTATGTATTTGTAAATAGCCGCGTCTACTTTCTattatgcactttgcaccctaagcACTTTGTTACTgtagccctgacgacggctctattTTTAAGGAGCCGAAACAGGTCGGTTTTAGGTGGAGGGTTTCTTACTATTTAGAAGTAACTCAGCATATACGATTTCAGTGCCTAGTACTGGGATAGACAAGAATTGACTATCAAATATAGAATGGTCTTTCTAAATTGTATTTTTATTCCACACGACTACCCAACTAGGTTAATGTGAATTTAATTATGAATATAAAATCAAAATGTTTTTTACTGTAataaattaaaagttatattttaggcgGTCTCGTATAAGGTCTGCTAAGTGTGTTAAATTCAATAAATCAGATTTGTGTAGTTTTTTCAGATCTAACAATGTCAGAGACGCTTAACTTTTAATTATATTATAAAATTCCCATAGGAGACATGAATGACATATCAAGGCAGGATTCCACTATTTGTAGATCGTATTTGTAGATTCCCCCATCCAGGCACATCTATTTTTGATCCCAAAACTCTATCCCTTGACTAATACTTTGTCTGACATATAAAAATTATCCCCCCACCAATCCGACGCGTTTCAACTACTTAATTGGAGCCGTCGTCAGGGAAAAGTGCTCCGTGCTAGGGTGCTAAGTGCATTAGAAAGAAAAAAGCATTGTAATCACATCACATATACAAAATAATAAATGAGAGCATGTGCTCTCCTGCTCAGTCAGCAAACAAATTGCTTGATTGCTGACTGAGCAGGAGAGCACATGCTctcatttattatttttcatatgCGATTACAATGCTTTTCTCTTTCTAATGCACTTAGCAATTTTCCCTGACGACGGCTCGAATTAAGGAGTTGAAACATGTCGGACTGCTGGGGGATAATTTTTATatgtaagaaaagaaaaaagtattacTGTAGTCAAGGGACAGGGTTTGGAGATCAAAAATAGATCTGCCTGGATGGCGGAATCTACAAATACGATGTACAAATAGTGGAATCCTACCTTGATATGTCATTAATGTCTCCTATGGGAATTTTAGAATATTCTACtgtatactagtgaccttagcccgttaaaaacgggctaggtctgtctccgcACGCATGCGCGCTCCTGCCCGTCACGCGTGCTCCCGCCGCCCGCCCGCCTGGCTGCGTCCTTCTCGTCCTCCCTATGTGAGGCTGGGTTCGtggtgcacacatgcgcagtagcaaaaagcacggacccagctacactgagacaactgtccctgctacgcagggacagttgcctattattatagagGACACttacgtataagcctaatttttcagcacaaaaaagtgTGCTGAAAAGTTGCCCCCCTCAggcagtggagcagaatggatgttGGAGCAGGttgtgttactggcagaggagtgtaaggatcgtgCAGTAGTGGTCCGGCTCTTgccagcttgctccttgctgtgtccatgcccccatcccctgcaacatggtgtgcagagtgtgctgctcaatactacctgtgtcccctggcttgtggagcggagcgtgcaagcaacatgtcagcggtgcaatgattggggattcttcctgtgtgccaatccctgtgtctcatatctatgacgccatctagtggcgtcctAAGACACAGCTGTCactcttggggcacatctggctatggggaggggtgctgacttgtactggggaacatctggctactgtggagttggctatactggggagggggcttatatgcaagtcaattactttttcctggtttctaagggGAAAATGGGTTCCTCTGGTTATag is a window of Hyperolius riggenbachi isolate aHypRig1 chromosome 6, aHypRig1.pri, whole genome shotgun sequence DNA encoding:
- the COA7 gene encoding cytochrome c oxidase assembly factor 7 — translated: MAGLVDFKNEEEVKEYLDNLGTEYSYQCYKERDPDGCYRLVEYFESIKKNFEAAAKLVKSTCEEHEHGQSCYKLGAYYATGKGGLPVDLQAAYNCFLKSCQKGGRKSLDSCHNVGLLLHDGHVNNKEPDPVKARDYYTKACDGNFSASCFNLSTMYLQGAPGLPKDMSKALHFSERACDLGHIWACANASRIYKLGDGVTKDNTKAEKLKNRASELFRQQREAEQITFGE